From Diceros bicornis minor isolate mBicDic1 chromosome 21, mDicBic1.mat.cur, whole genome shotgun sequence, the proteins below share one genomic window:
- the PPP1R16A gene encoding protein phosphatase 1 regulatory subunit 16A isoform X2, with protein MAEHLELLAEMPMVGRMSTQERLKHAQKRRAQQVKMWAQAEKEAQGKKGHREQLQKEAAGGRTQKRVLFPPSVTLLEAAARNDLEEVRHFLESGVSPDLANEDGLTALHQSCIDDFREMVQQLLEAGAKVNARDSECWTPLHAAATCGHLHLVELLIARGADLLAVNSDGNMPYDLCEDEQTLDCLETAMANGGITQDSIEAARALPELHMLDDIRSLLRTGADLDAPQDHGATLLHIAAANGFSEAAALLLEHRASLSAKDRDGWQPLHAAAYWGQVHLVELLVAHGADLNGKSLMDETPLDVCGDEEVRAKLLELKHKHDALLRAQGRQRSLLRRRTSSAGSRGKVVRRVSLTQRTSLYRKEHAQEAIVWQQPPPTSAEPLEEDEDGLTDVELRLPHPQEEDPEVARLHNGRVGAPPGRHLYSKRLDRSISYQLSPLESTAPDALARAKAHHTLAELKRERAAAKLQRPPPEGPEAPESGLPADTETPQPECGSRAGEDPPLLKLTAPSEEAPMEKRPCCLLM; from the exons ATGGCCGAGCACCTGGAGCTGCTGGCAGAGATGCCCATGGTGGGCAGGATGAGCACGCAGGAGCGGCTGAAGCATGCCCAGAAGCGACGGGCCCAGCAGGTGAAGATGTGGGCCCAGGCTGAGAAGGAGGCCCAGGGCAAGAAGGGCCACAGGGAGCAGCTGCAGAAGGAGGCGGCCGGCGGCAGGACGCAGAAGAGGGTCCTCTTCCCTCCCAGCGTCACCCTTCTGGAGGCTGCTGCCCGAAATGACTTGGAGGAAG TCCGCCACTTCCTTGAGAGTGGGGTCAGCCCTGACCTGGCCAACGAGGATGGCCTGACAGCCCTGCACCAG AGCTGCATCGATGACTTCCGGGAGATGGTGCAGCAGCTCCTGGAGGCTGGGGCCAAGGTCAACGCCCGTGATAGTGAGTGCTGGACACCCCTGCATGCTGCGGCCACCTGTGGCCACCTGCATCTGGTGGAGCTGCTCATTGCCCG TGGTGCTGACCTTTTGGCGGTCAACAGTGACGGGAACATGCCCTATGACCTGTGTGAGGATGAGCAGACACTGGACTGCCTGGAGACGGCCATGGCCAATGGAG GCATCACCCAGGACAGCATCGAGGCGGCCCGGGCCTTGCCTGAGCTGCACATGCTGGACGACATCCGGAGCCTGCTGCGGACGGGGGCCGACCTCGACGCGCCCCAGGACCACGGGGCcacgctg CTACACATCGCTGCCGCCAACGGGTTCAGCGAGGCGGCTGCCCTGCTGCTGGAACACCGGGCCAGCCTGAGCGCCAAGGACCGCGACGGCTGGCAGCCGCTGCACGCCGCGGCCTACTGGGGCCAG GTGCACCTGGTGGAGCTGCTTGTGGCGCACGGGGCCGACCTGAATGGGAAGTCTCTGATGGACGAGACGCCGCTTG ACGTATGCGGGGACGAGGAGGTGCGGGCCAAGCTGCTGGAGCTGAAACACAAGCACGACGCGCTCCTGCGCGCCCAGGGCCGCCAGCGCTCTCTGCTGCGCCGACGCACCTCCAGCGCGGGCAGCCGGGG GAAGGTGGTGAGGCGGGTGAGCCTGACCCAGCGCACCAGCCTGTACCGCAAGGAACATGCCCAGGAGGCCATCGTGTGGCAACAGCCGCCGCCCACCAGTGCAGAGCCACTGGAGGAGGATGAGGACGGCTTGACAGACGTGGAGCTCCGGCTGCCGCACCCCCAG GAGGAGGATCCCGAGGTGGCCAGGCTGCACAATGGCCGAGTGGGGGCCCCCCCTGGGCGGCACCTGTACTCCAAGAGGCTGGACCGGAGTATCTCCTACCAGCTGAGCCCCCTGGAAAGCACCGCCCCCGATGCTCTGGCCCGGGCCAAGGCTCACCACACCCTGGCAGAGCTCAAGCGTGAGCGAGCAGCTGCTAAGCTGCAGCGTCCCCCACCCGAGGGACCTGAGGCCCCTGAGTCTGGCCTCCCTGCGGACACTGAGACCCCCCAGCCCGAGTGTGGCTCCAGGGCTGGTGAAGACCCACCCCTGCTCAAGCTCACAGCTCCCTCCGAGGAGGCCCCCATGGAGAAGAGGCCGTGCTGCTTGCTCATGTGA
- the PPP1R16A gene encoding protein phosphatase 1 regulatory subunit 16A isoform X1, whose translation MAEHLELLAEMPMVGRMSTQERLKHAQKRRAQQVKMWAQAEKEAQGKKGHREQLQKEAAGGRTQKRVLFPPSVTLLEAAARNDLEEVRHFLESGVSPDLANEDGLTALHQSCIDDFREMVQQLLEAGAKVNARDSECWTPLHAAATCGHLHLVELLIARGADLLAVNSDGNMPYDLCEDEQTLDCLETAMANGGITQDSIEAARALPELHMLDDIRSLLRTGADLDAPQDHGATLLHIAAANGFSEAAALLLEHRASLSAKDRDGWQPLHAAAYWGQVHLVELLVAHGADLNGKSLMDETPLDVCGDEEVRAKLLELKHKHDALLRAQGRQRSLLRRRTSSAGSRGKVVRRVSLTQRTSLYRKEHAQEAIVWQQPPPTSAEPLEEDEDGLTDVELRLPHPQVSPAQHSCRPGLHHLRVERAVT comes from the exons ATGGCCGAGCACCTGGAGCTGCTGGCAGAGATGCCCATGGTGGGCAGGATGAGCACGCAGGAGCGGCTGAAGCATGCCCAGAAGCGACGGGCCCAGCAGGTGAAGATGTGGGCCCAGGCTGAGAAGGAGGCCCAGGGCAAGAAGGGCCACAGGGAGCAGCTGCAGAAGGAGGCGGCCGGCGGCAGGACGCAGAAGAGGGTCCTCTTCCCTCCCAGCGTCACCCTTCTGGAGGCTGCTGCCCGAAATGACTTGGAGGAAG TCCGCCACTTCCTTGAGAGTGGGGTCAGCCCTGACCTGGCCAACGAGGATGGCCTGACAGCCCTGCACCAG AGCTGCATCGATGACTTCCGGGAGATGGTGCAGCAGCTCCTGGAGGCTGGGGCCAAGGTCAACGCCCGTGATAGTGAGTGCTGGACACCCCTGCATGCTGCGGCCACCTGTGGCCACCTGCATCTGGTGGAGCTGCTCATTGCCCG TGGTGCTGACCTTTTGGCGGTCAACAGTGACGGGAACATGCCCTATGACCTGTGTGAGGATGAGCAGACACTGGACTGCCTGGAGACGGCCATGGCCAATGGAG GCATCACCCAGGACAGCATCGAGGCGGCCCGGGCCTTGCCTGAGCTGCACATGCTGGACGACATCCGGAGCCTGCTGCGGACGGGGGCCGACCTCGACGCGCCCCAGGACCACGGGGCcacgctg CTACACATCGCTGCCGCCAACGGGTTCAGCGAGGCGGCTGCCCTGCTGCTGGAACACCGGGCCAGCCTGAGCGCCAAGGACCGCGACGGCTGGCAGCCGCTGCACGCCGCGGCCTACTGGGGCCAG GTGCACCTGGTGGAGCTGCTTGTGGCGCACGGGGCCGACCTGAATGGGAAGTCTCTGATGGACGAGACGCCGCTTG ACGTATGCGGGGACGAGGAGGTGCGGGCCAAGCTGCTGGAGCTGAAACACAAGCACGACGCGCTCCTGCGCGCCCAGGGCCGCCAGCGCTCTCTGCTGCGCCGACGCACCTCCAGCGCGGGCAGCCGGGG GAAGGTGGTGAGGCGGGTGAGCCTGACCCAGCGCACCAGCCTGTACCGCAAGGAACATGCCCAGGAGGCCATCGTGTGGCAACAGCCGCCGCCCACCAGTGCAGAGCCACTGGAGGAGGATGAGGACGGCTTGACAGACGTGGAGCTCCGGCTGCCGCACCCCCAGGTGAGCCCCGCCCAGCACAGCTGCCGGCCTGGGCTTCACCATCTCCGCGTGGAGAGGGCGGTGACCTAA